A section of the Lepus europaeus isolate LE1 chromosome 19, mLepTim1.pri, whole genome shotgun sequence genome encodes:
- the LIN7B gene encoding protein lin-7 homolog B, with the protein MAALVEPLGLERDVSRAVELLERLQRSGELPPQKLQALQRVLQSRFCSAIREVYEQLYDTLDIAGSAEIRAHATAKATVAAFTASEGHAHPRVVELPKTDEGLGFNIMGGKEQNSPIYISRVIPGGVADRHGGLKRGDQLLSVNGVSVEGEQHEKAVELLKAAQGSVKLVVRYTPRVLEEMEARFEKMRSARRRQQHQSYSSLESRG; encoded by the exons ATGGCTGCGCTGGTGGAGCCGCTGGGGCTGGAGCGGG ACGTGTCCCGGGCCGTGGAGCTCCTGGAGCGGCTCCAGCGCAGCGGGGAGCTGCCCCCGCAGAAGCTGCAGGCCCTCCAGCGAGTCCTGCAGAGCCGCTTCTGCTCCGCCATCCGGGAG gTGTACGAGCAGCTCTACGACACTCTGGACATCGCCGGGAGCGCCGAGATCCGGGCCCACGCCACGGCCAAG GCCACGGTGGCTGCCTTCACAGCCAGTGAGGGCCACGCACATCCCAGGGTGGTGGAGCTGCCCAAGACAGATGAGGGGCTGGGGTTCAACATCATGGGCGGCAAGGAGCAGAACTCGCCCATCTACATCTCCCGGGTCATCCCCGGAGGCGTGGCCGACCGCCACGGAGGCCTCAAGCGTGGGGACCAGCTGCTGTCGGTGAACGGTGTG agCGTGGAGGGCGAGCAGCACGAGAAGGCGGTGGAGCTGCTAAAGGCCGCCCAGGGCTCGGTGAAGCTGGTGGTCCGGTACACGCCCCGCGTGCTGGAGGAGATGGAGGCCCGCTTCGAGAAGATGCGGTCCGCCCGCCGGCGCCAGCAGCACCAGAGTTACTC ATCCTTGGAGTCCCGAGGTTGA